In the Vitis vinifera cultivar Pinot Noir 40024 chromosome 2, ASM3070453v1 genome, one interval contains:
- the LOC100254058 gene encoding (R)-mandelonitrile lyase-like — MAKPMSSSPSFLALLIVFSLHHLSRGQFPQGPSYSKFVVNATEMPPEDYYDYIVVGGGTAGCPLAATLSENFRVLVLERGGVPYTNPNLMSQDGFLTSLMEADPYDSPAQTFTSEDGVANARGRVLGGSSAINAGFYSRADEDFYKKSGLKWDLHIVNQSYEWVERAVVFRPELKNWQSAVRDGLLEAGVDPYRGFILDHAVGTKIGGSTFDSSGRRHTAADLLGYAKATNIRVAVHASVERILLAPTSALSGSKQSAIGVVYRDRIGRYHHAMVRENGEVILSAGAIGTPQLLLLSGIGPRSYLSSWGIPVVHHLPYVGQFLYDNPRNGISIVSPIPLEHSLIQVVGITNLGAYIEAASNVIPFASPARSVFIRTPSSPLYLTVATLMEKIIGPLSSGSLQLASTDIKVNPLVRFNYFADPLDLERCVSGMRKVGDVLRSRSMEEFKFREWFGGQDFRFVGPALPVNQSNDAQMAEFCHRTVSTIWHYHGGCIVGKVVDSDHQVLGIDALRVVDGSTFNVSPGTNPQATLMMLGRYIGIKITKERMR, encoded by the exons ATGGCCAAACCCATGTCGTCTTCTCCTTCATTTCTTGCTTTACTCATCGTTTTTAGCCTCCACCACCTCTCTCGAGGACAGTTTCCACAAG GTCCAAGCTACTCTAAATTTGTAGTTAATGCTACGGAGATGCCGCCGGAAGATTACTATGACTACATCGTCGTCGGCGGGGGAACTGCCGGGTGCCCATTGGCGGCGACGCTGTCGGAGAATTTTCGAGTATTGGTTCTGGAACGTGGTGGTGTGCCTTACACCAATCCCAATCTGATGAGCCAAGATGGTTTCTTAACCTCTCTCATGGAGGCCGACCCCTACGACTCCCCTGCTCAAACATTCACGTCCGAAGATGGCGTAGCCAACGCCAGAGGCCGGGTTCTCGGCGGCAGTAGCGCAATCAACGCCGGCTTCTACAGCAGAGCTGACGAAGATTTCTATAAAAAATCAGGGCTGAAATGGGACCTCCACATTGTCAATCAGTCGTATGAGTGGGTGGAGAGGGCGGTGGTCTTTAGGCCGGAGCTCAAGAACTGGCAATCAGCAGTTCGGGACGGGTTGTTAGAGGCTGGTGTTGATCCATACAGGGGTTTCATTCTTGATCATGCCGTGGGAACCAAGATTGGTGGCTCCACTTTTGATAGTTCCGGCAGGCGGCACACTGCCGCTGACCTTCTTGGCTATGCCAAAGCCACCAACATCAGAGTGGCAGTCCACGCCAGTGTTGAAAGAATCCTCCTTGCCCCTACTTCAGCCCTGTCTGGGTCGAAGCAGTCTGCAATCGGGGTGGTGTATCGTGATAGAATAGGGCGGTACCACCATGCAATGGTTCGGGAAAATGGAGAGGTGATACTGAGTGCTGGGGCCATTGGGACTCCTCAGCTGCTGCTCTTGAGCGGCATTGGGCCAAGGTCGTATCTCTCTTCGTGGGGAATTCCGGTGGTGCATCATTTGCCTTATGTGGGGCAGTTCCTCTATGATAACCCCCGAAATGGTATTTCAATTGTTTCCCCAATTCCCCTCgagcattcattgatacaagtAGTGGGAATAACTAATTTAGGGGCTTATATTGAAGCAGCTTCCAATGTCATACCTTTTGCATCTCCTGCCCGCTCTGTTTTCATTCGGACACCTTCTTCTCCCCTCTATCTCACTGTGGCCACCCTCATGGAGAAGATAATTGGGCCACTCTCGAGTGGTTCTCTTCAACTCGCATCCACAGATATCAAGGTGAACCCACTTGTCAGGTTTAACTATTTTGCTGATCCACTTGACTTGGAACGATGTGTAAGTGGCATGCGCAAGGTTGGGGATGTCTTGAGGAGTCGTTCAATGGAGGAGTTCAAGTTCAGGGAGTGGTTTGGGGGTCAAGATTTCAGGTTTGTTGGACCTGCATTGCCTGTTAACCAATCCAATGATGCTCAGATGGCTGAGTTCTGCCATCGAACAGTGAGCACGATATGGCATTATCATGGAGGCTGCATTGTGGGTAAGGTGGTTGATAGTGATCACCAGGTCCTTGGCATTGATGCTCTTAGAGTTGTCGATGGTTCAACTTTCAATGTGTCACCAGGCACTAATCCTCAGGCTACTTTAATGATGCTCGGACG GTATATTGGGATAAAAATAACCAAAGAGCGAATGAGATAG